From Denitrovibrio acetiphilus DSM 12809, the proteins below share one genomic window:
- a CDS encoding methyl-accepting chemotaxis protein, which translates to MLSGKKRTIAFKFLVPMVGVTALTVLIFALYSVNVMKSIRRGVYQQEASAITSYIDESISSNLSVCLTNAVSLSQNTALVDALVLQDRNAAFEILKKVSNSLSKVFSSNFKIHMHDADAKSFLRSWDFDNYGEDLSTERKSVMQVRETKGIVDAVELSRTGITVRGVAPMFQMDWYVGSLEVILPGSVIAEAASEDLRAHVLTAVQKGAIEASDVVNVGEYDLLVSDSVSSNFLDELKQAAAGDIEKESGYFVTDNYFIVKYPVKGFNSDTAGAFFVGKDYNIVNNEIAAAEKVAVVQIIISLSGFVVIIIVMVFLLRVIVTSKLKALTDATHELAEGDGDLTKRINIKTADEFETAADNTNRFISKVQHTVQTSLDSVLENVSASEELSSTAATLAQNISVQTSKVEESSVLVNEVASNLDKTEELAVTTTEVLEKGRDSLLELVTSMNSVVDRIASDSDSQLDLAANMQELNMQAKEIQNVLGIISEIADQTNLLALNASIEAARAGEHGRGFAVVADEVRKLAERTQTSLADISHITNQIVGSIGSSSKAITEVSESMREASGRSQELVALADDTSRKLDETVAVSSEMVKMSTFIATKTKGMIDAMEDITNISLENTQAGASVEQVAGTLAEKSGTVSYELKKFKV; encoded by the coding sequence ATGCTTTCAGGGAAAAAAAGAACCATTGCTTTTAAGTTTCTGGTTCCTATGGTTGGGGTGACAGCGCTTACTGTGCTGATTTTTGCCCTTTATTCTGTGAATGTGATGAAGTCTATCAGGAGAGGTGTTTACCAGCAGGAAGCATCTGCAATCACAAGCTATATTGACGAATCAATATCTTCAAATCTCAGTGTGTGTCTGACTAATGCCGTTTCTCTTTCGCAAAATACAGCTCTTGTTGATGCACTTGTTTTGCAGGACAGAAATGCAGCATTCGAAATACTCAAAAAGGTTTCAAACTCACTTTCTAAGGTGTTCAGCTCGAATTTTAAAATACATATGCATGATGCAGACGCAAAAAGCTTTCTCCGTTCGTGGGACTTCGATAATTACGGGGAAGACCTGAGCACAGAGCGCAAATCTGTTATGCAGGTTCGGGAGACTAAGGGGATCGTAGATGCCGTGGAACTTAGCAGAACAGGTATTACAGTCCGTGGTGTCGCTCCGATGTTTCAGATGGACTGGTATGTTGGCTCACTCGAGGTCATACTGCCGGGCAGTGTCATTGCTGAAGCTGCATCAGAAGACCTCAGGGCACATGTTTTAACTGCTGTGCAGAAGGGGGCTATAGAAGCTTCTGATGTTGTAAATGTTGGTGAGTACGATCTGCTTGTAAGTGACTCTGTTAGTAGCAATTTTCTTGATGAGCTGAAACAGGCAGCTGCTGGAGATATTGAAAAGGAGAGTGGATATTTCGTAACTGATAATTATTTCATTGTGAAATACCCTGTAAAAGGTTTCAACAGTGATACTGCCGGAGCTTTTTTTGTAGGGAAGGATTATAATATTGTAAATAATGAGATAGCAGCGGCAGAGAAGGTGGCTGTTGTTCAGATAATTATTTCGCTTTCCGGCTTCGTGGTGATAATTATTGTTATGGTCTTCCTTTTGCGGGTGATAGTTACGTCAAAGCTTAAGGCTCTGACAGACGCAACTCATGAGCTGGCAGAGGGGGACGGCGACCTTACAAAGAGGATAAACATCAAAACGGCAGATGAGTTTGAAACTGCCGCTGATAATACTAACAGATTTATATCAAAAGTTCAGCATACAGTTCAGACTTCTCTGGACAGTGTGCTTGAAAATGTCAGCGCAAGTGAAGAACTTTCTTCAACTGCCGCAACTCTGGCTCAGAATATCTCTGTCCAGACGTCGAAAGTTGAGGAGAGCAGTGTCCTTGTGAACGAAGTGGCGTCGAATCTGGATAAAACAGAAGAGCTTGCAGTTACCACTACAGAAGTTCTGGAGAAGGGACGTGACAGTCTGCTGGAGCTTGTGACATCTATGAATAGTGTTGTGGACAGGATAGCTTCCGACAGCGACTCTCAGCTTGACCTTGCTGCAAATATGCAGGAACTGAACATGCAGGCAAAAGAGATACAGAATGTTCTGGGCATCATCTCTGAAATTGCAGATCAGACAAATCTATTGGCTCTGAACGCATCCATTGAGGCTGCAAGAGCCGGAGAACATGGGCGCGGGTTTGCTGTGGTTGCAGACGAGGTCAGGAAACTTGCGGAGAGAACACAGACCTCTCTTGCTGATATCAGCCACATAACAAACCAGATAGTCGGCAGTATAGGCAGCTCTTCGAAAGCAATTACAGAAGTTTCAGAAAGTATGCGGGAGGCATCAGGGCGCTCGCAGGAGCTTGTGGCTCTGGCAGATGATACGAGCAGAAAGCTTGATGAAACTGTGGCTGTATCTTCAGAAATGGTTAAAATGAGTACATTTATAGCTACAAAAACTAAAGGTATGATAGACGCTATGGAAGATATTACTAATATTTCTCTGGAAAATACTCAGGCGGGAGCAAGTGTTGAGCAGGTTGCGGGGACGCTTGCTGAAAAGTCCGGTACAGTGTCGTATGAACTTAAGAAATTTAAAGTCTAA
- a CDS encoding PhoH family protein translates to MTPRKVKNFIIDTNVILYSPNCIETFENNNIILPAVVLEEVDSFKKNVDLNGYNARSFIRVVEHYREEKGDLLKGVPLESGGKFSIRFQDESTKAMIPSGFEIGKNDNIILAIAMQVKKESKRETIIVSKDVNLRIKANAMGLDAEDYYHEKSTSFIEQHDDTLYVPDEYIDTLYQEKELPCPSGVYRQDETEFSPRVNEYFILKGQINNQKSALARYVVNGADESGIFRLLHQNEPILGITPANRKQIYLMDSLLDPSIDVVFAIGIAGTGKTLLALCAGLHSVLNERFKKLIVTRSPIPMGRDIGYLPGGISEKLDPWLKPIYDNMEFIVHMMDKGKLDTKDEYLSKSQMHDATIDYLKASKMLEIEALTYIRGRTLMDTYLVVDEAQNLSPHEIKTIITRAGVNSKMVFTGDLKQIDNPYLNERDNGLVNASEKFTYAKFKHASTIYLDKGERSRLASMAADIL, encoded by the coding sequence ATGACACCTCGCAAAGTCAAAAATTTCATAATCGATACCAACGTAATCCTGTATTCTCCTAACTGCATAGAAACATTTGAGAACAACAACATCATCCTTCCCGCTGTGGTGCTGGAAGAAGTTGATTCTTTCAAAAAAAATGTTGACCTTAACGGCTACAATGCCAGATCATTTATCAGGGTTGTAGAGCATTACAGAGAAGAGAAGGGTGACCTTCTCAAAGGAGTTCCGCTGGAGTCTGGCGGCAAGTTCAGCATACGCTTTCAGGATGAAAGCACCAAAGCCATGATCCCCTCAGGATTTGAAATAGGTAAGAATGACAATATTATACTTGCCATTGCAATGCAGGTTAAGAAAGAATCTAAACGAGAGACTATAATTGTTTCAAAAGACGTTAACCTCCGGATTAAAGCTAATGCCATGGGGCTTGACGCTGAGGACTATTACCACGAAAAAAGTACATCCTTCATTGAACAGCACGATGATACTCTTTATGTTCCGGATGAGTATATTGATACGCTTTATCAGGAGAAGGAGCTTCCTTGCCCTAGCGGTGTCTACAGGCAGGATGAGACAGAGTTCTCCCCCCGTGTGAACGAATATTTTATTCTAAAGGGGCAGATTAATAACCAGAAGAGCGCACTTGCAAGATATGTCGTCAATGGTGCTGATGAATCAGGTATTTTCAGGCTGCTCCATCAGAATGAACCTATTCTCGGCATTACTCCGGCAAACAGAAAACAGATTTATCTGATGGACTCGCTGCTCGATCCCTCAATTGATGTGGTTTTTGCTATAGGCATTGCAGGTACAGGTAAAACTCTACTCGCTCTGTGCGCAGGTCTTCATTCTGTCCTTAATGAAAGGTTTAAAAAGCTTATTGTTACCAGGTCGCCGATACCTATGGGGCGTGATATAGGGTATCTCCCCGGCGGGATATCTGAAAAGCTCGACCCGTGGCTTAAGCCTATATATGACAATATGGAATTTATCGTGCATATGATGGATAAAGGGAAGCTGGACACCAAAGATGAGTATCTGTCAAAATCTCAGATGCATGATGCGACTATAGATTATCTGAAAGCATCGAAAATGCTTGAGATCGAAGCGCTGACTTATATCCGCGGGCGCACTCTTATGGATACCTATCTTGTGGTGGATGAAGCCCAGAACCTAAGCCCCCACGAGATAAAAACGATAATAACCAGAGCCGGAGTCAATTCCAAAATGGTATTTACCGGCGATCTGAAGCAGATAGATAACCCTTATCTCAACGAAAGGGATAACGGTCTTGTGAATGCTTCAGAGAAGTTCACTTATGCCAAATTCAAACACGCCTCTACGATTTATCTCGATAAAGGTGAAAGGAGCAGGCTGGCATCCATGGCTGCTGATATCCTTTAA
- a CDS encoding potassium channel family protein produces MEKHYGNVKPVSFKSIYEKQLYNILSDLRLPLMTVIFFTTVYVLLMMILNGKTDGESVANYFFHTIITFTTIGYTEGYTDSITANRLVTSVFLMVAFPLVYFYGLAATVQVILQGEIKHKFRHWRMYSKMEHVKNHYIICGFNETSKEIMRSFVKRKIPFILIDPNESKRQEIIEFGTTFYVIAQPQRRDSLLGLFIEDSKGLITTFDDDTLDIAIIVTARLIMPDKENYFIFSTSTSEMDSEKMKLLGANEVIVPAVTTGRRITSYVLHPPSPAMSGFLDLVAYGEKSNVDIVEIRISEESEFAGKSIADSLFKDKTGTNIIATVDSKGDINTIPDRNTILATGTSIIVLGTPKQLEKVAAYSKGGTK; encoded by the coding sequence ATGGAAAAGCACTACGGAAACGTAAAACCGGTCAGCTTCAAATCCATATACGAAAAACAGTTGTACAATATTCTGAGTGACCTCAGACTACCTCTTATGACTGTCATCTTTTTCACTACTGTATATGTTCTGCTAATGATGATTCTGAACGGAAAAACAGACGGCGAAAGTGTCGCAAATTACTTCTTTCACACGATTATAACATTCACGACCATCGGATACACAGAAGGCTACACAGACAGCATCACAGCCAACAGGCTTGTCACCTCTGTTTTCCTGATGGTTGCCTTCCCGCTGGTTTATTTCTATGGTCTTGCCGCCACAGTGCAGGTTATCCTGCAAGGGGAAATTAAACATAAATTCAGACACTGGAGGATGTACAGCAAAATGGAACACGTCAAAAACCACTACATAATATGCGGTTTCAACGAAACCTCCAAAGAGATCATGCGAAGCTTTGTAAAGCGCAAAATCCCTTTCATACTCATAGACCCCAACGAATCGAAACGTCAGGAGATAATCGAATTCGGAACAACATTTTACGTCATCGCTCAGCCACAAAGGCGGGATTCTCTTCTGGGGCTTTTTATTGAGGATTCTAAAGGCTTAATCACAACATTTGACGATGACACCCTTGACATCGCCATCATAGTCACTGCAAGGCTCATCATGCCGGACAAGGAGAACTACTTCATATTCTCCACCAGCACATCTGAAATGGATTCTGAAAAGATGAAGCTTCTGGGAGCCAACGAAGTTATCGTACCCGCAGTCACAACCGGCAGACGGATAACGTCATATGTCCTACACCCCCCGTCACCGGCAATGAGTGGCTTTCTCGACCTTGTGGCATACGGAGAGAAGAGCAATGTGGATATCGTAGAGATAAGGATAAGCGAGGAGTCAGAGTTTGCAGGAAAATCTATTGCAGATTCGCTCTTCAAAGATAAAACAGGCACTAACATTATCGCAACAGTTGACAGTAAAGGCGACATAAACACCATACCTGACAGAAACACTATATTGGCTACAGGTACTTCTATCATTGTACTTGGGACACCAAAACAGCTGGAGAAAGTCGCTGCATATTCCAAAGGGGGGACAAAATGA
- a CDS encoding DUF6394 family protein, whose amino-acid sequence MIQWSKVWSDLFIILALTSNIGFLVSKDPYQLVIAIGVNLIATVLKFNIKKFLAAELLATAFISDLHLIPAAILYFSGSTSSLVTGLAVGAAVANMLSVILIIIDIIMSYGQQEDI is encoded by the coding sequence ATGATACAGTGGAGCAAGGTCTGGTCTGACCTTTTTATAATTCTGGCACTGACAAGTAATATCGGATTTTTAGTGAGCAAAGACCCCTATCAGCTTGTGATAGCAATTGGCGTCAACCTCATAGCGACTGTACTGAAATTTAATATAAAGAAATTTCTTGCGGCAGAGCTTCTGGCAACCGCATTCATATCTGACCTTCACCTGATCCCCGCAGCGATACTCTACTTCTCCGGTTCGACATCATCGCTTGTTACCGGACTGGCTGTGGGCGCTGCTGTTGCAAATATGCTAAGCGTTATACTGATAATAATAGATATAATAATGTCATATGGTCAGCAGGAAGATATTTAA
- a CDS encoding energy transducer TonB, producing MRNNKLLIFIVISIIIHLIVLSLLDLSTPEKEKERPISVSVIPKEKPKPAPKEEPAPEAKTPKKTIDDVPLDEDLKTDLDQMAPVPDMGEEQKQMKQKSERQGDEPPEKPEETQQRKQKESSKQEIIDDNAPVQLPSVTPKDELSQGQIDDILNPEDIIDKYAKGGGMPEGEDSVSMQYVKLKYQSYFYKFARRLYQVWAYPRSAAMRGEQGTVRISFVISKDGMISSIKVLQSSGYPDLDREAVSALKKTAGVPLPESYELNFLKVDAYFQYILGGGYIVY from the coding sequence ATGCGCAATAATAAGCTTCTCATTTTTATAGTTATATCAATTATAATTCACCTGATAGTTCTTTCACTGCTGGATCTTAGCACGCCGGAGAAGGAGAAAGAACGCCCTATATCCGTGTCTGTTATTCCGAAAGAAAAGCCGAAGCCTGCCCCAAAGGAAGAGCCTGCACCTGAAGCTAAAACTCCTAAAAAGACTATTGATGATGTTCCCCTTGATGAAGACCTGAAGACAGACCTTGACCAGATGGCACCTGTGCCGGACATGGGTGAAGAGCAGAAACAGATGAAGCAGAAGTCTGAAAGACAGGGGGATGAACCTCCGGAGAAGCCTGAGGAAACCCAGCAGCGTAAACAGAAGGAATCTTCCAAACAGGAGATCATCGACGATAATGCTCCTGTTCAGCTCCCTAGTGTTACGCCTAAAGACGAACTCTCGCAGGGGCAGATAGACGATATACTCAACCCTGAGGATATTATTGATAAATACGCTAAAGGGGGCGGGATGCCCGAAGGGGAAGATTCTGTCTCTATGCAGTATGTTAAGCTTAAATACCAGTCTTATTTCTATAAATTCGCCCGCAGGCTTTATCAGGTCTGGGCATATCCCAGGTCGGCAGCAATGCGCGGTGAGCAGGGGACAGTGCGGATATCATTTGTTATTAGCAAAGATGGAATGATCTCCAGTATAAAAGTCCTTCAGTCAAGCGGGTATCCTGACCTTGACCGTGAAGCGGTAAGTGCGCTGAAAAAGACAGCCGGAGTTCCGTTACCTGAATCCTATGAGCTGAATTTTCTGAAAGTTGACGCCTACTTCCAATATATACTCGGCGGCGGATACATTGTTTATTAA
- a CDS encoding Hsp20/alpha crystallin family protein yields the protein MAIVRWDPLKDLMTMHDRMNKIFDETLSKSTQGNYGDWLPPVDIFETEEEIVIMSELPGMKEEDIDIQVSDGVLSLKGEKKYPIEGERDNFYRLERSYGKFNRSFAIPNTVDIGSVKANLRDGLLKVTLKKKAEVQPRVIKVETD from the coding sequence ATGGCTATTGTAAGATGGGATCCATTAAAGGATCTTATGACTATGCACGACAGGATGAACAAAATCTTTGACGAGACCCTCAGCAAAAGCACACAGGGGAACTATGGCGACTGGCTTCCTCCAGTAGATATTTTTGAAACAGAGGAAGAGATCGTCATCATGTCAGAACTCCCGGGCATGAAAGAAGAGGATATCGACATTCAGGTATCCGATGGAGTTCTCAGCCTTAAAGGTGAAAAGAAATACCCTATTGAAGGGGAAAGAGATAACTTCTACCGCCTTGAACGTTCATACGGAAAATTCAACAGATCATTTGCGATACCAAATACTGTTGACATAGGCAGCGTAAAAGCTAATCTGAGAGACGGTCTTCTGAAGGTAACTCTAAAAAAGAAAGCTGAAGTACAGCCAAGAGTTATCAAAGTTGAAACTGACTAA
- the dnaJ gene encoding molecular chaperone DnaJ: MARDYYEVLGVQKGASAEEIKKAYRKLARKYHPDVNPGDSTAEDKFKEISEAYGVLSDTEKKKQYDSLGHDTFKNGGHGYDFSGANYEDIKNHFGGFDFGDIFGGAGGSRSRRSRAPRKGEDIHYTIQIPFKDAIFGNEYEIAVNHTVSCKSCGGKGGDKSTCPACGGSGQAMSQQRGMFGVAPCTTCKGTGEITQNVCAVCRGSGYSNKQEKIKIKIPKGVDKNSKIRVAGKGNAGPNGGPQGDLYIITNVKSHEVFERQGNNLYVEVDVDMFEAALGEKIKVPTPYGAVTMNIPAGTQPGQKFRIKNKGVPALGKSVIGDLYVVIKITIPQVAQEADRTALKEMQKKYMTGQRDKLVEKARL, translated from the coding sequence ATGGCTAGAGACTACTACGAAGTGCTTGGAGTCCAGAAAGGAGCTTCAGCCGAAGAAATCAAAAAAGCATACAGAAAACTCGCAAGAAAATACCACCCCGATGTCAACCCTGGGGATTCAACAGCGGAAGATAAATTTAAAGAGATATCCGAAGCTTACGGTGTTTTAAGTGATACAGAGAAAAAGAAGCAGTATGACAGTCTCGGTCACGATACATTTAAAAACGGTGGTCACGGTTATGACTTTTCCGGTGCAAACTACGAAGACATTAAGAACCACTTCGGAGGTTTCGACTTTGGCGATATATTCGGCGGAGCAGGAGGCTCCAGAAGCAGGCGCTCCCGTGCACCGAGAAAGGGCGAGGATATCCACTACACAATCCAGATCCCGTTTAAAGATGCAATTTTCGGCAACGAATACGAAATAGCTGTTAACCACACAGTGAGCTGTAAATCCTGTGGAGGCAAAGGCGGTGACAAATCCACATGCCCGGCTTGCGGCGGTTCAGGACAAGCCATGTCCCAGCAGCGCGGAATGTTCGGGGTAGCACCATGTACCACATGCAAAGGTACAGGTGAGATAACCCAGAATGTATGCGCTGTATGCCGAGGCTCAGGCTACAGCAACAAACAGGAAAAGATTAAGATAAAAATACCGAAAGGCGTGGACAAAAACTCAAAAATACGTGTAGCCGGCAAAGGGAACGCAGGACCCAACGGCGGACCGCAGGGCGACCTTTACATCATAACAAATGTTAAAAGTCATGAAGTTTTTGAGCGTCAGGGAAATAATCTCTATGTTGAAGTGGATGTGGACATGTTTGAAGCCGCACTCGGTGAAAAAATAAAAGTCCCCACTCCTTATGGTGCTGTAACGATGAATATTCCGGCAGGAACTCAGCCGGGGCAGAAATTCCGCATAAAAAACAAAGGTGTTCCTGCTCTTGGCAAAAGTGTTATAGGCGACCTTTATGTTGTTATCAAAATAACTATACCACAGGTTGCACAAGAAGCAGACCGTACAGCCCTGAAAGAGATGCAGAAGAAATACATGACCGGACAGCGTGACAAACTGGTAGAAAAAGCGAGGCTTTAA
- a CDS encoding heat shock protein transcriptional repressor HspR: MKNTPLYIISIVSEMLDLHPQTLRQYERLGLVHPQRTQGNTRLYSEDDLQTLKFILTLTKDMGVNLAGVEVIMNMREQMAELQEQNNQLKEFIKQNAQHLQKAKEGLVPSSHTGIIKVKINEED; encoded by the coding sequence ATGAAAAATACGCCGCTGTACATTATCAGCATAGTTTCTGAAATGCTGGATCTGCACCCGCAGACACTCAGACAGTATGAGAGACTTGGGCTTGTACACCCTCAGCGGACGCAGGGAAATACCAGGCTCTACTCAGAAGATGACCTACAAACACTGAAGTTTATACTCACCCTTACGAAAGACATGGGCGTAAACCTTGCAGGTGTCGAGGTTATAATGAACATGCGGGAACAGATGGCTGAACTACAGGAGCAGAACAATCAGCTTAAAGAATTTATTAAGCAAAATGCTCAGCACCTGCAAAAAGCTAAAGAAGGGCTTGTCCCCTCCAGCCACACAGGAATTATAAAAGTAAAAATAAACGAAGAAGATTAG
- the clpB gene encoding ATP-dependent chaperone ClpB, whose amino-acid sequence MFNFNKMTIKAQEAVQSALELAEQHSHQQLMPEHLLLALMTQEEGMVTPLLQKAGVNTNQLITDTEKLLGKYPKVEGNVQLYIGQEAKKALDYAFEMIKKFGDEYVSTEHILLGVGENADSNLRSALSANGYSLNTLLKAYESVKGSTRVTDQNPEDKMNALDKYTIDLTESARAGKLDPVIGRDEEIRRVIHVLSRRTKNNPVLIGEPGVGKTAIAEGLAQRIVNGDVPETLKGRTVAALDMGLLIAGTKFRGEFEDRLKALLNTIKERHGEIVLFIDEMHTLVGAGKTDGAMDAANLLKPALARGELHCIGATTLDEYKKYVEKDTALERRFQPVMVKEPSVEDTVSILRGLKERYEVHHGVRITDNAIVAAAHMANKYISDRFMPDKAIDLIDEATAKIRMEIDSLPTELDELERRITHLEIDKQALKKEKDNASKQRLEKLENELANLKEQAQSMRAAWQNEKDVIQNVRHIKEQIEQTKHEMASAERLGDLTKASELKYSKLVELESRLQGANSKLSELQKNKRILKEEVDEEDIATVISKWTGIPATRLLEEEADKLIRMEDYLHKRVVGQDNAIRVVSESVRRSRAGLNDPGKPIGSFIFLGPTGVGKTELAKSLAEFLFDSEDAIVRIDMSEYMEKHSVARLIGAPPGYVGYDEGGQLTEAVRRRPYSVILMDEIEKAHSDVFNVLLQLLDDGRLTDSKGRTVSFKNCVIIMTSNIASDMIHDAFAEDGDWEQKYSSIQKIAISQLSGYFRPEFLNRIDDIVVFHPLNETHITEIAEILMQVFAKRVLENNIELNWTKNVINEIVKAGFDAAYGARPMKRAIRRMVENFIAEKIIKGELKAGDKCLLDFDGNQMILKFS is encoded by the coding sequence ATGTTCAACTTTAACAAAATGACCATTAAAGCACAGGAAGCTGTGCAGTCTGCATTGGAGCTTGCAGAACAGCATAGCCACCAGCAGCTTATGCCTGAACATCTCCTCCTCGCTCTGATGACTCAGGAGGAAGGGATGGTCACCCCTCTGCTCCAGAAAGCAGGGGTGAACACTAACCAGCTTATAACCGATACTGAAAAACTGCTGGGGAAATACCCTAAAGTTGAAGGAAATGTTCAGTTATATATCGGACAGGAAGCAAAAAAGGCTCTGGACTACGCCTTTGAAATGATAAAAAAGTTCGGGGACGAATATGTCTCAACTGAACACATACTTCTGGGTGTAGGAGAAAATGCAGACTCAAATCTCCGGTCGGCACTCTCTGCGAACGGGTACAGTCTGAATACTCTGCTTAAAGCATACGAGTCAGTAAAAGGCTCAACACGTGTTACAGATCAGAATCCGGAAGATAAGATGAACGCACTGGATAAATACACCATAGACCTTACCGAGTCAGCACGTGCAGGAAAACTTGACCCAGTGATAGGACGTGACGAAGAGATAAGGCGTGTCATACACGTTCTCTCAAGACGCACCAAGAACAATCCTGTGCTCATAGGTGAACCCGGTGTGGGTAAAACTGCCATAGCCGAGGGACTTGCCCAGAGGATTGTGAACGGTGACGTACCGGAAACCCTTAAAGGGCGCACAGTAGCCGCTCTTGACATGGGTTTACTCATTGCAGGAACAAAATTCCGCGGAGAGTTCGAAGACAGACTGAAAGCTCTTTTGAACACTATAAAAGAACGCCACGGTGAAATAGTGCTCTTCATAGATGAAATGCACACCCTTGTCGGAGCAGGAAAAACTGACGGAGCAATGGACGCTGCAAACCTTCTGAAGCCCGCACTTGCAAGGGGAGAGCTCCACTGCATTGGAGCTACAACCCTCGACGAATATAAGAAATATGTCGAAAAAGACACAGCCCTCGAAAGAAGATTCCAGCCTGTAATGGTTAAGGAGCCTTCTGTAGAGGACACAGTATCAATTCTGCGTGGGCTGAAAGAACGCTACGAAGTTCACCACGGAGTGAGGATTACTGACAATGCTATTGTTGCAGCAGCGCACATGGCAAACAAATACATCAGCGACAGGTTTATGCCTGACAAAGCTATCGACCTTATTGATGAAGCAACAGCCAAAATCCGTATGGAGATAGACAGCCTGCCCACAGAGCTGGACGAGCTTGAACGTCGTATCACTCACCTTGAAATAGACAAACAGGCGCTTAAAAAAGAGAAAGACAACGCCAGCAAACAGCGTCTTGAAAAACTTGAAAATGAACTCGCCAATCTTAAAGAGCAGGCACAGAGTATGCGTGCTGCATGGCAAAACGAAAAAGACGTGATACAGAATGTCCGGCACATAAAAGAGCAGATCGAACAAACTAAACACGAAATGGCATCAGCAGAAAGGCTGGGTGATCTGACAAAAGCATCTGAACTTAAGTACAGCAAACTTGTGGAGCTTGAATCCCGACTACAGGGAGCAAACAGTAAACTGAGCGAACTTCAGAAAAATAAACGCATCCTTAAAGAGGAAGTAGACGAAGAAGACATTGCTACTGTTATAAGCAAATGGACAGGTATACCGGCAACCAGACTCCTCGAAGAGGAAGCAGACAAACTGATACGCATGGAGGATTATCTTCATAAACGTGTAGTAGGTCAGGACAACGCCATCAGAGTTGTGAGCGAATCTGTCAGAAGAAGCCGTGCCGGTCTGAATGACCCCGGCAAACCAATCGGTTCATTTATATTTCTGGGACCTACGGGTGTTGGTAAAACAGAGCTTGCCAAGTCGCTTGCGGAATTCCTGTTCGACTCGGAAGATGCTATCGTAAGGATAGACATGAGTGAATACATGGAGAAACACTCCGTGGCAAGGCTTATCGGAGCGCCTCCGGGATATGTAGGCTATGACGAGGGCGGTCAGCTCACCGAAGCTGTTCGCAGACGTCCCTACTCTGTTATCCTTATGGACGAAATTGAAAAAGCACATTCTGACGTTTTCAATGTGCTCTTGCAGCTTTTGGATGACGGCAGGCTTACAGACTCCAAAGGGCGTACTGTCAGCTTTAAAAACTGCGTCATCATCATGACATCGAACATTGCAAGCGATATGATACATGATGCATTCGCTGAAGATGGTGACTGGGAACAGAAATACAGCAGTATACAAAAAATTGCCATAAGTCAGCTCTCCGGCTATTTCAGACCTGAGTTTCTAAACAGAATAGACGATATCGTTGTGTTCCACCCTCTGAATGAAACTCACATTACGGAAATAGCAGAGATACTTATGCAAGTTTTTGCTAAACGTGTTCTTGAAAATAACATAGAACTTAACTGGACAAAAAATGTCATAAATGAGATAGTTAAAGCGGGTTTTGATGCCGCGTACGGAGCAAGACCTATGAAACGTGCCATACGAAGGATGGTAGAAAATTTTATCGCAGAAAAGATTATCAAAGGAGAACTGAAAGCTGGTGACAAATGCCTGCTGGACTTTGACGGGAACCAGATGATTTTAAAATTTTCTTAA